The Helianthus annuus cultivar XRQ/B chromosome 11, HanXRQr2.0-SUNRISE, whole genome shotgun sequence region TTTGTTTTGTGTTTTAGGACCCGGATCATATACAAACCCTCTAGAACCTAAAAATTGTAAGAACCAATATAATATGGCATAATATTTATTTACTAATTAAGGGTATTTATGTCTTATTATTTAGAGATGGTTTTAAAAAATCACTAAATTCATGCAAGTTAATATTCAAAAGCATTATAACCGTAATTTTTCTCTCACTCTTCACCCGGTTTCCTAACAATCAAATTATAAAGGATATTGACATTAAACGAGTTTGATTATTCATCCTCTTTATTTCATGTTTTTTATGGATTAAATCCAATTCTTATGTTCATCTCTTTGCCTTTTTGCGTGTATAACATAACACATATCAATAATCTTGATCGATCAATGCCATTCTAAATCCTCATAGTCATCTCTTCTTCATATTCGTGGTTTATTACATACTAAAGAACAAAGTAATATAATATACCAAATAGATACATATGTAAACTGTGTTGATTTTAGTTTTTTAAAGTGTTGACTTAAAACACGTTGATTCCGGGTCAGCTAGGTGAACAAGATCGGATGTCAAGGAATAAAAAGAACTCAAAGTTCACAAaaaattaaaatatcaataaCTAAAAAAACCACAAATTACGACAAAGCAAGAGAAAGTCTTATGGGAAGAATATTTAACCAATTATATGAAAAATTTTATCCTGATTTTGCTCCTCCCTTGATTTCGCAAACAGTTTGGTGTGATTTTTATGGAACTCAAAAGGGTTTCTTATAATAAACGTAGCAAATAGACCAAATTGCCCTTGCTTACAACAATCAGTTTCTACGTTAATTAGCAAAGCAAATCTTAACTGTCAATCTTAATTTTGTACGGCCATGATTTATTCTTACGATTTGTATACGTTTGCACTtgctaaaataataataataccacaTTTAAATTGCATGATTTGATATGCATTAAAATTTTACCATAATCTAACACATTATTTTTAGAAATACAAAGTCAATGTTCACGAAGAAAATAATCTTAGttgtaaattaaaaaaatataaatggaAAACATCAATGCATTTGATTTTTTCCCCCCTATATAAATGGCATGCATTTGATTTATTTGTGTTGAGATTATAACTTGTAGAATTAATTACGGTTTTTCTCATTTTGGTTTTCCCAAATTCTGGATTTtatctttctttttttttattacactttgggatttttttttttgtttttgttttcattatAGTCTCTCTAAGACTAACACCGTTAATGTCCCTCATTTTATATACGAAGACTGCTTATATAACTTACTGAAACAAATGTAATAGTTGAGAAATTCTATTTGTAATTtacttaaaataatataatagAAAAAGTTAATCACAAATTTATATTGATTTACCTTCGAAAGTTGCATAATCAGACGTAAAATGACTTGGATGTAAAATGAGTGAAATAGTCAACCAAATTGAAATGATAATAAACAAAACCACACAAAAAACCACAAACTAACTCTATGTTGCATCTCAGTTAGTTTCTGCATTAGACATCTCatctagtaaaaaaaaattaaattaacatttaaaaaaaaacaaatgatgCCAAgattaaaaagagtttgtattTTGATATAAATATTCAATTTAGCTTTCAAAAAAAGTTTTATTGATGTAAATATTCAATTTAGCTTTCAAAATAATTGATGTAAATATTCAATTTAGCTttcaaaataagttttatattcATAAGTTAAAAAAGAACTTAATTtggacgttcaaaaaaaaaaaaagaacttaaTAACTAGTCAACAAAGTTAATTATGGAATTGTTAAAATGGTCAAAGAGCATTAAGTACCACCAACATATATTACGAATGGGGGTGGAGGTCCATTAGAAATTTGCCTTAAAAAAAACTACCAACCTATATTctattttgttttgattttgtaaTTGTACTTTTGTtgttcattaaaataaaatatacatTCTTATGATGACCATACTTTACTTTTATCCCATTTGATAATTTAGTTTTCCTTTACAAACTCTAGCCTCTAGTTTTGAATAACgatcattttggtccctgagatttggttacttttatcactttagtccaaaactcaaaccttttaaatctggattcctgtggtttcaattttattgctattttggtccaaaaatgaaatcagctgatatttggttaataaaatcctgttattttgtttTTTCCTTAGGGGCAAAACAGTcaatataatattattataacacattattaatttattaattaaattagtGAAATCAGCTGATATTTGACCATTTTATCTTTGAAGAAAATGACAATATAACAGTATTTTATTAGCCAAAATATtagctgatttcatttttggaccaaaatggcaataaaagtgaaaccacagggacgtcccagatttaaaaagtttgagttttagactaaagagacaaaagtgaccaaatctcagagaccaaaatgacagtttactctttaaaATAATATTACagattataaattaaaaaaaggtTATTTACACCAAAATCGAATAATGTAATTTCAAATATCATGTCATATTTGAAAAATGCATCCTTCTTAGGCTAGAATAATTGTTTGTTTCATTTTACATTTTCTAATATAAATTATATAACCTTTTTATAGAAAAGGTTTgagaaatcaaaatcaaataagGTAATATCGAATATCAAGTCATatttaaaaaacacttttatttAGACTAGAATAAATTGATTCTCCATTTCTACTTACTAAATATACGATATGTTAATTTGGTATACTCGAATTTGGAAGGTAAAAATCTTAGttgtaaattaaaaaaatataaatggaAAACATCAATGCATTTGATTTGTTTCCCCCCTATATAAATGGCATGCAATTCCTCACttaaaacacaaaacacaatACACAATGAGGTTTTCCTCACTAGTAGTCGCAATAACACTGACCATTTCATACACTGCCACTTGTTCTGTCGCTATCGGTGATACTTTTAGCGTCAATCTCATCCATCGTGATTCTGTTGATTCCCCTTTTTACGATCGTTCCATGTCGTTTGCACAACGAATGGGGCATTCTTTGCAACGGTCTTTTAAAAACGTGAAACAGTTGAGAAGTAATATAAACGGGTTGACATACCAAGCCGATACAATCCCCGATCACGGGGAGTTTCTCTTGAACATTTCATACGGCAATCCGTCGCAACAAGTCCTTGCCATTGCCGACACCGGTAGCGACTTCTCGTGGATGCCGTGTAAGCCGTGCCCTAAATGTTACAGGCACACGTTTCCACTTTTTGACCCAAAGAATTCTTCAACCTATCAACCTATTGATTGTGAATCTGAAACGTGCAAGGCTATGGGGATGGTCGCAACTAATTGCACAGCGACGAAAGAATGCGGGTTTTTAGCGCTTTATGGTGACGGATCGGCTAGTACGGGTACTGTTTCAACAGAAACCATCACGTTTGGTGATCGGGTCCTCCCGAATATAGTTTTCGGTTGTAGTTTTACTTATGACGGTTCTTTCCGACCAACGTGGGGTGGAATCGTCGGGCTTGGTGGTGGCGACTACTCTCTAGTGTCGCAAATACGCACGTTAGTGCCCGGAAAGTTTTCATATTGTTTGATCCCATACCCTCACACAAATGAGTTTTCAAATAAGTCTAGTAAAATGATTTTTGGAGACTTTGACTTTGGCCCAAATGTTGTCACAACTCCACTAGTCCAAAAAATCCCAAAAACATATTATCATGTGACATTTGAAGGGTTTAGTGTTGACGATAAGCGAATATGTATTAGTGACGACTTGAACTCTACAAAGCCGTTGATGAAAGGAAACATGATCGTTGACTCGGGGACGACTTTAACAAAGCTACCGCCTAAACTATACGACGAATTTGAGACCGCCATTAAGGAGGCTATTAATGCGAGACCTATTAAAGACCCAGATCAGGTTTTGAATCTATGTTATCGTTCGGCAACAGTGACTAAGATGCCGAAAGTCACGATGCATTTTGACGGGGCGGATGTCGAGTTAAGTCTTGATAACGTGCTTGTGACGGTTAGTAAGGGTATTATGTGCTTTGGATTTTTACCTAGTTCGGACCTCGCAGTTATGGGGAACATAGCTCAGTTGAATCACTTGATAGGTTTTGATTTAGAAAACAATGTTTTGTCGTTTAAATCTACTGACTGTGAAAGATTGTAATAGAAATGGTTAGCGACTGAGTTCGTGCTTATATTATTGTAGTGTGAAGAATTGAAATGAATGTGGTTTTTATTTCCCATTATATGTACTCTATATTACGCTAAAGTTGATTTAAGATTGTCATGGTGTTGAAACGCACATGCATGTGTTTGAAATGCACGTGATAAATAGGTGAGTGCCAattggttttgattttttttcttttaacctTCTCTTATCATTATTGGTGTTTTACATAGTGCCGACACTATAACAAACCGAAACGATACCAAATGtatcagtggcggaactagaagaaaaatttaggggtatcacaattttttttaatcgTACATTCATAcaatgcaaatgaaacaaaaaaaaaaacacgatAATAAACCAATGTTCATTTCAATATCCAATAAACCAAAGGAATAAGACGATTTTTTTTTCTGGTTTCCACCATTAGATGAGCAATGTCACATATTCCGTTCGATTTTGTAAATCTATCATCTTCTCCGATGGCGGAACAAGAACTTTTAAACCGGGGGTCTATAAATAGAACTATTTTACCTCCTCTCGTATGTTATTCATATAATAATTGATTGGTTTACGGAGTACTCGATCATCAGATAATTCAATTTACTATCaacttcttttattatttttttcattgaAATTTAACGAATTTAATGATGTCTCTAAGTTTGGGATTTTCAAAATACCTTTTTAAAAAGCTTTCTACCCATACAACACGAAATTGACAAAACATTTATATAGGATTATTTATACACATATACAAAAATTAACAAAAcatttatataaaattatataaatacaTAAGATGTCTTATATCTACAattatttataatataaaatcAAAATAAGTAAAGATTCTTACCCACGTCTTATCAACGTAATTGTTTATCAAAATACCAactaaaaattagaaaaaaaaaaaagaagatgaaaggaAATATACTTACCTTATGATGAACTTACATATTTCCATATGATGAAAGATACCAGATAATGTGTGGCTTTTGATAGTCTTTTGAACGGGTTATTAAACTTTTATGGAGAAAAGAAAAGGAACAATAAAATATTAGGTTTTGACATTTTAACTTTATAGTTGGGCCCGACTCTTTAGAAGCCCACAATAAATGTTTAATAGCCTTTAAAATATTAGGTATTTAGGTCAAGTCTTCCTAATCAATTATACACCGTCTTCTTCACAGCTCACCGGACTGCCCTGCCGGAAAAATTTAAAACCTCCctattttgtttcttctttcaaGTTCAGTGAGATCTAAGGGTATCTTAATATTTGTTTAGGGGTATCCCATACATAAAACGCgagaaaaaagagaaaaatttACACTACGTCAagaaagttgaggggtatcccgAGCACCCCCTGACCTCCATATAGATCCGCCCCTGAAATGTATCATTGTCGCATCCATAGAAGGATTGTCTCCCGCATAGTCATATTAATTGATATTTAGAAACACTAAAAATATCAAATGATAACAAGTTTAAAAAAAAGCTTTAGTATTGCTataaaaactttttatttttttatttttgtgattATATGATAAAATGTTGTTTATTTAGTAGCAAGAGCATTTGTCAATGATGGCCAGTCTAACTTCAACTGGGCGGAAGTGAGAAAGTTTACCTACTTGTGAGTTCTTACCTAGGAGATTCTGAGCTCGAATCTATGCGGGGGCAATTCCACGCCCAGGTTGTTATGATAACACTTGAATTCCTACCGAGACTTGAGTGATACCCGTGACTTAGGTGATATAAAGTAATCTCCTTACCAAGATGATCTAGACGTAAAAAAAAaggagaaaagaaaaaaaagtagcAAAAACATTTAGTAGAAGAGCATTGCTATGTTTGAATTCTCATAAATTGTTTATTAGGGAATATAATTAATGCCCATTTATTACTCACCTTTTTTTTTACTGCAAATAAGAAATGTGAATTCTACTCTATTTTACACTAATTGTTCTATTTTACACAATTATTCGCTTTATTACTCATTTACTCTCTTTGAATACTTTTATATATTGATAtaatggttgagattaatagGGCCTAAAGTATGAGAAAgataagaaagaatctacaccattagatctttgatctaatggttgagattaatagggaccaaattgtaaaatttgatttattttttagactgaattgaaaattctaggggtaataaagtctttatatccattcaaaaaatcgaaactgtaaatcaaaatccctacaatatctctctctctctctctctccagatGATCTCAATCTACGATTTTGATCTCTCTCATAatcaatctgaagaagaaacatGACAGCGGCCAATCGGAAGATCAAACACGACAGCGGcagcggcggcggcggtggtggtggtgcgagcggcagcggcggtggtggtgcGAGCGGCAGCGGCGGTGGTGCTGGTGCGAGTGGCAGCGGCGGTGGCTCGGTGTTCATGATCGTCATCATCGTGTTGAAAACAACGGTTTCCGACggatttgttgtttttttttcgTGAAGTTTGGGTGCAAACTGTGGATTGTTCGTCGATTGAGCGGTAAATATCGTCGAGCAAAGTGGAGGAGAAGGTAAGATTGTTTTTGAATCTTGTGGAAGCTGAAGCAGAAGCATCCATGGTGGTTTTGAATTGTGTGGAGACGAACAGAAATGAAATAACATTTTGAATCAGAAGGTATATGaatgaatggtgtttttttttcttttctgaatggtgttattttgtctctgaatggtgttattttgtttctgaatggtgttattttctttttctgaatggtgttatatttatttactgaatggtgttatattcttgtactgaatggtgtttatattatttactgaatggtgttattttgtttactgaatgatgttattttttgtttgctggatgttttttttgtttctgaatggtgttattttgtttctaaatggtgttattttgtttctgaatggtgttattttgtttctgaatggtgttattttttgtttactgaatggtgttatatcttgtactgaatggtgttattttgtgtactgaatggtgttatatttttgtttactgaatggtgttatattattttcgTAAAAACAACATGAATTGAACtatgaatttttttaaaacaccatgtcatgaACATGGCTCTGATTATGTGAATGatgcaaaaaaaattaaaatgaatgatgttatggacggttatattccttaaatcaaggattttctctctccaaatccttaaatcaaggattaccatatttgaatttgttaatgcatttacaatcttacccttttcaattaatttagatctaatggttgagattctttcttacctttctcacacttttggtcttttttacaataactccaccatatatatatatatatatatatatatatatatatatatatatatagtggagagttcaaatgagaagaaattacaaattaagaataaaaagaataaagggtacaaaggtaatttgaacaaatcattaTATGAGTCTATCCTTTATTTATattattcaaattaatgaaccctAATTATTTAATGAGTCATCTTATAAAATAGTTTtgcaccttacacaataaaaacaatcatgCACATGATCCTACATATTCAACGTTTTCTACACCATAAAAACAACGTTTCCTACACCATATAGATAATGTTTTGGTGTAAGGTACACAATGTACAGGACCTCaaaacttttaaataattttacgagtcataataaaatatgtgtaggacaAAACACCTTTAAATAATTTTGTTACTTCTAATAAAATTGGTGTATTAATGGTCGTGAAGGAGGAAATTATAGTGACATTAATAAGACTTGAATAACCCTTTATAACATTTATTAATATTGTACATCAAAATGTCTATCCTACCCTTATTAATTAAATCATTAATTAAAATTAGATAAAAATTATATcttgattcacaaccattgatcaaaaaaatatagggcctagattaatttatttttcttcttacaagaagattcttctcaaatgaacctccccatatatatatatatatatatatatatatacataacaaCACTAATTTTATTAAATAGTTTACACATGTTAATAATATGCTTAGTTTGGACAAATATCATTAATAACCATTTATTACTCACTTGCCTATTTTCGTCAATAATTTTAGTTATATGTTAAACACATtccttaattaattttttttttctaattagataaataagttttttttttttttttcagtagAATATGATTATATACTTTATTTACTAATTAAAGTCTGTATACAATATACACTATAAGTTTCAGTTTCAGTTTCAGTTTATAGATTTACGATTTTGAACGTGTTTAGCTTTGAACTTTTGAAATATAGAATGAGTTTCAGTTGAGTTGAGCGCATACGTTTATGTTTTTGAGGATTCATTCAGACATGCATACAATGCTTGTTGGTACCAAAATGCCTCCACTTTTGTAATTTCCTTTTTTTAAAAGCCAACAAAGAAATTTTATTCAAAAACTCCAATCAACATAGTCTTAATCGGATGGTTACAGCAAACATACACTAGAACATTTACATCTCCAAACAACTTAGATCAAAACTACATCACATTTCCCAGGTTGAATCCAACACTTTCGCCGGATTCTTGAGAGataaagactgggacacacacaCAGACAAGGTGGATCCTACTTACTATGAAGGGGATACCCACAATGTCCATACCCCAAGAGTTCAAGGCAGCCGCGTAGTTTACAAGCTATCACCTCCAATCGTGTACAACCCTCACACGAACGGAAACTACACAATGCCATACGGGTTGTCTGCTTGCGCCGAGAAATTCAAGTTTATCCGCAAGATAGCTCTGGCTCCACTTCACAAGGCAAAGCTCCCACCAAACGTCGGAAAATACGCAGGTCTAATCGACCCCGACGACCACATTCAGGTTTTTACCAGTGTCTGTTGGCAACTGGACTCATCCACTATAGTTCCACCTATTAGCGCAAACCTTTGTAGGTGCTGCCCGTGAATGGTTCGATAGTCTACCTGCAGGCCAAATCATATCTTTTAACGATCTTCAAGCTATGtttttacaacactttagcaaaCAACGTCGCAACACCAAAGGCACATCAGATGTCATGCTCATTGCCCACCGGGACAATGAGGGGATTGAAGATTTCATTACCAGGTTTAACAAAGAAGCCTTAGAGATCGATGGGGTCAGTGAAAACTTCATGTGCACCATCTTCAAGCAAAGCGTACGGTGTGATGACCTCATCCGCACTCTCACGGGCACAGAAGGTATGCGCAAATCTTAGGACAAAATCATGTCGGCTGACAAAGTCTATGCACAGGCCAAGAAAGCTTTAACCGGTGGAAGGGGCTCACAAAACAACACCCCATGGGAGCATGGAGTATGCAACACAAAAGGCAAGAACACCGTCTGGAACCGTATTCAGTCCAACAACTCCGTGGATGACAAACCTTGCCCCCCATCGACAGTCGTCAACTGATCAACAACCTCAACTATCGCGATAATAGTCGCCGGTCAAAAAAAGGGTCTGGAATCCACTCACCAAGACACCCTTGGAAGTTCTCACAACTAAGAACATTACTTTCAAGCCTGAAAGACCCATGCAAAGAATGAAGGGGCAAGATCCAAACCTTTACTGCGAGTACCACAAGGACAACGGTCACACCACAGACAATTGTTTCAATCTACAGATGAAGATCGAGTCTGTGTTAAAGTTGGGGAAACAGACAGATCTCTTGAAGGGTGTCCACAAAGACACCCGCAACCTGGATACACATCAAGAAGATGGGCCTAACAAGAAGAAGATCCACACCCTAGACACGTACATGATCCAGGGAGGGCGGAAAAAACcatgcaacaacaacaacaggcagCACCCACATACCGCCAACTGACGAGAGCAACATGTCATTTTCCTTGTGCTGCCCGGCGGTCCTAGTGATAGGCGGGCGCTTGTCATCACAGGCGTAGTGGGTCAGTATAGGATTCCAAGACTTTGATGTTCCATGTATAGCCCAAATCACCTTGTGCCATAAGCCATTACGATCTCTTTAAATCTCCACCACCATTTCACGAGCAATGCTAGATCCGCGTCCCATTAAGGTTTTCTTTAAATCTCCAACAACAAGTATTGATTTGTGGAACCACAAACATTAGAAATTGTAAAAGGTTACCTAAGAAATCTAGAGATGCAGACATAACAAACACGTCTCATTAACTTCACATGCATTCATATTTGTGAAATAAAACGCTCGTATTAAAAATGTAAATGGTTTCTTTGTTAAATTAAAAACCGTTATTACACGAATAAATGAGTTTAGCAGAATTTATGCTTTTGGACTAAAAGCTCTTCGGGTTAACCCAACCCAACCATTTCGACCAATACCCAACATACCATTTGAGGTTGATCTTCGGTGTAGACTGAAGTGAAGTCAGATATAAGGACCATAAAATTTTTACCTTTTAAATGTAATCCAAAATTTCTTCATAGGTGATTGTGTTCCCTTATGAATCAGTGACATTGAATACTATCCAAACATAACATTAATTAACTATTTAAAATTAACCCTTTtcaaaaacaacttattttaaAGAAGTGGAATATGCTTATTACCATGAATGAACCAACATCTATCATGACTATAGAATATCATGTTTCAGAGTATTGGGGGCAGTTCAATGCACGTCCACTACAAGAAGAAACGGCGAAACAATGGAAACCAGGAAGAATTGACATTCTACGTCGCAAATCTCCCGGATAGATCAACCAAAACCTTGCTTTGGAGGGCATGTCAACCGTTCAGAGAAGTCTCGGATGCGTACGTCGCGAAGAAGAGGGATACTATGGGTAACTGTTTTGGGTTTGTAAGTTTTGTGGGGGTGGTGAACATAAATGACATGTTGGCAGGCCTGAACACAATCAAGATTTACGAAGCAAAGTTATTGGTGTCTCTTGCTAAATATGGCAAAAATCATCAGAAGTTCACACAGCCAGTCCCCCGTAATACTAGTAACCCTGCTAGCCAGACATGGTGACCAAAACCTTCTGTCGATATTAATACTCAGGGGGTACGAAATAGGGTATCTTTTAGGGATGTTGTGGGGTGTAGTGGTGCAGGTGGTAACAATGGAGTGAAGTCCTTGGTGATAAACTGCAATTTCTTTTCTTATCCAAACCATTGCATCGGAAGGTCTATCCTAGGGGTGGCAAAAGACCTTACCACCATATGTGGTGTCGAGCAGATATTGCAGAGTGGAGGGAATATGGAGGCTGGAGTATCATATGCTGGTAGTTTAACCTTTATGGTCACCTTCATAGATAAGAATGCTGCTCAGGAATTTCT contains the following coding sequences:
- the LOC110888612 gene encoding aspartic proteinase CDR1, producing MRFSSLVVAITLTISYTATCSVAIGDTFSVNLIHRDSVDSPFYDRSMSFAQRMGHSLQRSFKNVKQLRSNINGLTYQADTIPDHGEFLLNISYGNPSQQVLAIADTGSDFSWMPCKPCPKCYRHTFPLFDPKNSSTYQPIDCESETCKAMGMVATNCTATKECGFLALYGDGSASTGTVSTETITFGDRVLPNIVFGCSFTYDGSFRPTWGGIVGLGGGDYSLVSQIRTLVPGKFSYCLIPYPHTNEFSNKSSKMIFGDFDFGPNVVTTPLVQKIPKTYYHVTFEGFSVDDKRICISDDLNSTKPLMKGNMIVDSGTTLTKLPPKLYDEFETAIKEAINARPIKDPDQVLNLCYRSATVTKMPKVTMHFDGADVELSLDNVLVTVSKGIMCFGFLPSSDLAVMGNIAQLNHLIGFDLENNVLSFKSTDCERL